One Triticum dicoccoides isolate Atlit2015 ecotype Zavitan chromosome 4B, WEW_v2.0, whole genome shotgun sequence genomic window carries:
- the LOC119295061 gene encoding plant UBX domain-containing protein 11-like, whose translation MEITLNSLTYKGSIPDAINQSRREKKLFVIYISGQDEMSSSLEQSTLVDEHVAAVISRCCIFLQLKQGDVDALQFSAIYPQKSVPSISVVGLNGAMLWNHEGYISPEDLKESIDKAWAALQLQETAATLLAASLASRMSEPANTASTTMPGEDGSSTSENHSNSSGQSSESSAVRGFANSTDLVAQPPSSTSHAELLKTSEIPKSDSAPCNITAEEKLDSACQALLPDFPASSNVDSSTDPNQTGSTPSPKRKNMVDGNSTKVPSKPASSLPTRSTPQLPVEQDKETTSRAIEVTTDSAKKDDIQLAIRMPDGPSLQIKLTKEDVLRKVKTFVDENQGSGIGSYNLAMLYPRKVFTEQDLETTLYELGIETRQALVVVPNRQSVKVARHQSSLPSSDLDRTGDTDRSGGWGFLGAALSYVNPLSYLRGNPTPSNPDQLGNEGSQQYRPSSQSQPLRGDGSQQTATHSSGNTLRRRPRQFGGNIHTLSSEEQDPSDNRNVFWNGNSTEFGGDEKK comes from the exons ATGGAAATCACACTTAATTCCTTGACGTACAAAGGTTCGATTCCAGATGCAATTAATCAATCAAGAAGGGAGAAAAAACTCTTTGTAATTTACATATCAG GTCAAGATGAAATGTCAAGTAGTTTGGAACAGTCTACATTGGTTGATGAACAT GTGGCTGCAGTGATAAGCAGATGTTGCATATTCTTGCAACTAAAACAAGGCGATGTTGATGCGCTTCAATTTTCAGCTATCT ATCCACAGAAGTCTGTCCCAAGTATATCTGTTGTTGGACTGAATGGTGCTATGCTATGGAATCATG AGGGGTATATTAGCCCAGAAGATCTTAAGGAAAGCATTGATAAAGCTTGGGCTGCACTTCAACTGCAG GAGACAGCGGCAACCCTGTTAGCTGCATCACTTGCTTCAAGAATGTCTGAACCTGCGAATACTGCTTCGACAACTATGCCTGGTGAAGACGGTTCATCTACTTCAGAAAATCATTCCAATTCATCAGGTCAATCCTCAGAGTCTTCTGCCGTCCGTGGGTTTGCTAATTCTACTGATTTGGTAGCACAACCACCTAGTAGCACAAGCCATGCT GAGCTTCTCAAGACAAGTGAAATCCCAAAATCAGATTCAGCTCCATGCAACATAACCGCTGAGGAAAAGCTAGATTCAGCATGTCAGGCTCTGTTGCCAGATTTTCCAGCAAGCTCAAATGTGGACAGTTCCACAGATCCAAATCAGACAGGCAGTACACCTTCGCCAAAAAGGAAGAATATGGTGGATGGGAATAGCACTAAAGTTCCCTCCAAGCCAGCTTCTAGCCTACCAACTAGGAGTACTCCACAGTTGCCTGTGGAACAAGATAAGGAAACTACTAGCAGAGCTATTGAAGTGACCACAGATTCTGCAAAGAAAGATGATATTCAGCTGGCCATTCGTATGCCTGATGGACCTAGCCTGCAGATTAAACTGACAAAAGAAGATGTtttaaggaaggtgaagacttttgTGGATGAAAACCAAGGTAGTGGGATTGGATCATATAATCTTGCAATGCTTTATCCTAGAAAAGTGTTCACGGAACAAG ATCTGGAAACCACATTGTATGAGTTGGGTATTGAAACCCGCCAGGCCCTTGTTGTCGTTCCGAATCGTCAATCTGTTAAAGTGGCAAGGCACCAATCGTCATTGCCATCCAGTGATCTGGATCGCACTGGGGATACAGACAGGTCGGGTGGTTGGGGTTTTCTGGGGGCAGCGTTATCATACGTGAATCCATTGTCCTACTTGAGAGGAAATCCCACCCCATCAAATCCTGATCAACTGGGAAATGAAGGCTCGCAGCAGTACA GACCAAGCTCTCAATCCCAACCTCTTCGTGGTGATGGAAGTCAACAAACAGCTACTCATAGCTCTGGAAATACCTTGAGAAGGCGGCCCCGACAGTTCGGTGGCAACATTCACACTCTAAGCAGTGAAGAACAAGATCCATCTGATAATAGAAATGTCTTCTGGAATGGGAATTCTACAGAGTTTGGAGGCGATGAAAAGAAATAG
- the LOC119295062 gene encoding adenylylsulfatase HINT3-like — translation MSPPRRLAVLCSHLRPDGAEPPAENERPAGQKTVISTSPCGDDGRGAAAGRVGDREAESCVFCRIIRDEAPAFKLYEDDVCVCILDSHPLALGHSLIIPKCHFSSMEVTPPHVIAAMCSKVPFLSNAIMKATDCDAFNLVVNNGEAAGQVIFHTHFHIIPRRSGDKLWPTESFRRSSIEPNETSSLISCIKKQLDSSED, via the exons ATGTCCCCGCCGAGGCGCCTCGCCGTGCTCTGCTCCCACCTCCGCCCCGACGGCGCGGAGCCTCCAGCCGAGAATGAGCGGCCGGCCGGGCAGAAAACGGTGATATCCACCTCTCCGTGCGGAGACGACGGCCGCGGCGCGGCGGCCGGTCGCGTGGGGGATCGGGAGGCGGAGAGCTGCGTCTTCTGCCGGATCATACGCGACGAGGCGCCGGCGTTCAAG CTCTACGAAGATGATGTATGCGTTTGCATATTGGATTCTCACCCATTGGCTCTTGG GCATTCGTTGATAATTCCAAAATGCCATTTTTCATCTATGGAGGTCACTCCACCTCAT GTCATAGCAGCAATGTGTTCCAAAGTACCTTTTCTGAGCAATGCAATTATGAAGGCTACTGACTGCG ATGCATTCAACTTGGTCGTCAATAATGGAGAAGCTGCAGGACAAGTTATTTTCCAT ACCCACTTCCACATAATTCCTCGTAGATCTGGTGACAAGTTGTGGCCTACAGAG AGCTTTAGGAGGAGCTCTATTGAGCCAAATGAAACCTCGAGTCTTATTAGCTGCATCAAGAAGCAACTTGATTCTTCAGAAGACTGA